A single uncultured Acetobacterium sp. DNA region contains:
- a CDS encoding AraC family transcriptional regulator: protein MEWLKNLSNAIDYIEKNLAGEISYEDAAKIACCSTYYFQRIFTYVAGISLSEYIRRRRMTQAAFDLQTTDMRVLDVALKYGYSSPTSFNRAFQSVHGISPISTKAQGSVLNAYPPIKFLVKVTGGSAMPYRIEEKGTMRLVGIRIPLTEDMEENLKRVPPFWNGALQGSQFPEICKLSNQSPNGVFGVTAYQGSGEIYYYIAAATDKPVPAEMFEYEIPAATWVIFECNGRFKESIQSIFRRFLTEWLPFSGYTYAELPDIEVYPISKERPQEGHSEVWIAVKKEKEN from the coding sequence ATGGAGTGGCTAAAGAATTTGAGCAATGCCATAGATTACATTGAAAAAAACTTGGCCGGTGAGATTTCCTATGAAGATGCCGCTAAAATTGCGTGTTGTTCCACCTATTATTTTCAACGGATATTTACTTATGTGGCCGGTATTTCGTTATCTGAATATATCCGACGTCGGAGGATGACGCAGGCAGCATTTGATCTACAGACGACAGACATGAGAGTTTTGGATGTTGCATTGAAATATGGCTATTCTTCCCCCACATCCTTTAACCGGGCATTTCAGAGTGTACATGGAATCTCTCCGATTTCCACAAAAGCACAGGGGAGCGTACTTAATGCGTACCCTCCTATCAAGTTTTTAGTAAAAGTTACAGGAGGTAGTGCTATGCCATATCGAATTGAAGAAAAAGGAACGATGCGATTGGTGGGTATCCGTATTCCCTTAACGGAGGATATGGAAGAAAATCTAAAACGTGTCCCGCCTTTTTGGAACGGGGCATTACAAGGCAGCCAGTTCCCTGAAATCTGCAAGCTATCAAACCAATCACCGAATGGTGTGTTTGGAGTTACCGCATACCAAGGATCTGGCGAAATTTATTATTACATTGCGGCAGCAACCGATAAACCTGTTCCAGCGGAAATGTTCGAGTATGAAATTCCTGCTGCTACATGGGTGATTTTCGAGTGTAACGGGCGTTTTAAAGAATCTATTCAAAGTATTTTCAGACGCTTCCTCACGGAATGGCTTCCATTCTCGGGATATACTTACGCAGAGTTGCCAGACATAGAAGTCTATCCGATTAGCAAAGAAAGACCGCAGGAGGGGCACTCCGAAGTGTGGATTGCGGTAAAAAAAGAAAAGGAGAATTGA
- a CDS encoding lantibiotic immunity ABC transporter MutE/EpiE family permease subunit: MFEAYLKAENLKFKRSLFRKLMIFIPATLVLISMVFIFVGIGLGGFSSAMVCNWCMPIASLSIVFLCHLVNDKDQKHQYRTLYSLPIDLKQIFIANTLLIALNLLIISLLLSFITVISECIVSGVSAAIGHSGYYLLGYGLLWLSLLWQIPFCSFLDQKVGFVGSVIINLFASAFGGLFFSLTPLFWFFPYSWPARFMVTLFGVLPNGLLVEAGARWILTLGESALLALISLLAAFVLTVLFSRWYSKQVDRQ, translated from the coding sequence ATGTTTGAAGCCTATTTAAAAGCAGAAAACTTGAAATTCAAACGCTCTCTATTTAGAAAACTGATGATATTTATTCCGGCCACTTTAGTTTTAATATCAATGGTATTTATCTTTGTTGGTATTGGGTTAGGTGGTTTTTCAAGCGCCATGGTTTGCAATTGGTGTATGCCGATTGCGTCTTTGTCCATTGTGTTTTTATGTCATTTAGTGAATGATAAGGATCAAAAGCACCAATACCGAACGCTTTATAGTTTGCCCATCGACTTGAAGCAGATATTTATTGCTAACACCTTATTGATAGCGCTTAATCTTTTGATCATCTCATTACTGTTATCATTTATCACGGTTATCTCTGAATGCATCGTATCAGGTGTTTCAGCTGCAATTGGTCATAGCGGTTATTATCTTTTAGGATACGGCTTATTGTGGCTCTCGTTATTATGGCAGATCCCGTTCTGTTCGTTTTTGGATCAAAAAGTCGGATTTGTTGGTTCGGTTATCATAAATTTGTTCGCCAGCGCATTCGGCGGTTTGTTTTTTTCCTTGACGCCTTTGTTCTGGTTCTTCCCATATAGCTGGCCGGCACGATTTATGGTGACCTTATTTGGCGTTTTGCCAAACGGCTTGTTGGTCGAAGCCGGTGCAAGATGGATTTTGACTTTAGGCGAAAGTGCGTTGCTAGCATTGATAAGCTTGCTAGCTGCGTTCGTTCTTACCGTTTTATTTTCACGCTGGTACAGCAAGCAGGTGGATCGCCAATGA
- a CDS encoding lantibiotic immunity ABC transporter MutG family permease subunit, with protein sequence MDFDFRRKCVASIDKLASCVRSYRFIFTLVQQAGGSPMTIIREFFSNFTKIKRTPIVLLHLLPPIVVTTLFFVYYASGGYHLISDVRFFFVILQLCYPIFVSIVVPIFINLDRNNANALGLVASRSSVYLGKVFFLLFLFAINMILYELCFYVGINFFLDISTAHFGSYFALFYLFLFSNLFLYLLHIPFAFRFGSSISVLLGISGTILAGYFENAIGDKIWPIIPWEWGVRFLENYFDFSSTPVFPGILSLIMITSTVLVLSLRWFSRWEGNVIQE encoded by the coding sequence ATGGATTTTGACTTTAGGCGAAAGTGCGTTGCTAGCATTGATAAGCTTGCTAGCTGCGTTCGTTCTTACCGTTTTATTTTCACGCTGGTACAGCAAGCAGGTGGATCGCCAATGACGATTATCAGGGAGTTTTTTTCCAACTTTACCAAGATCAAACGAACGCCAATTGTTTTATTGCATCTGTTACCGCCGATTGTAGTTACAACATTATTCTTCGTTTATTACGCTTCTGGCGGATATCATCTTATTTCTGATGTGCGGTTTTTTTTTGTTATCTTACAACTATGTTATCCGATTTTTGTGAGTATTGTTGTGCCAATTTTTATTAATTTAGATCGAAATAACGCCAATGCGCTGGGTTTAGTGGCGTCGCGAAGTAGCGTATACCTGGGGAAAGTGTTCTTTCTACTATTTCTTTTCGCCATAAATATGATACTATATGAACTGTGTTTCTATGTTGGCATCAATTTTTTTCTGGATATCAGCACCGCACACTTTGGGTCATATTTCGCCCTATTTTATCTGTTTTTATTTAGCAACTTATTTTTATATTTATTACACATACCGTTTGCTTTTCGATTTGGTTCAAGTATTTCTGTTTTGTTAGGGATATCTGGCACAATTTTAGCCGGTTACTTTGAAAATGCGATTGGTGATAAAATTTGGCCGATCATTCCTTGGGAATGGGGTGTTCGGTTTTTGGAAAATTATTTTGACTTTTCCAGTACACCTGTTTTTCCAGGTATTCTTTCGCTGATTATGATTACTTCGACTGTTCTGGTTTTGTCACTGCGATGGTTTAGTCGATGGGAAGGTAACGTTATTCAAGAGTAA
- a CDS encoding GyrI-like domain-containing protein: protein MEYQIEVRDIEPIRVAFLHYKGIATGANKFFPNVFKSIQGKTNGAPFFCYYVMNPETKMGEMDLCVPTEKIPVGNGIEVKEMPHIKAICATHTGSYETLYQAYRAIDQYAAEHKLQLQPPFREVYIKGPGMLLKGNPDKYITEILFSIKEE from the coding sequence ATGGAATACCAAATTGAAGTCAGAGACATTGAACCAATTCGCGTTGCTTTCCTACACTACAAGGGGATTGCAACCGGAGCAAATAAGTTTTTTCCAAATGTCTTCAAATCTATTCAGGGGAAAACGAATGGTGCACCATTTTTCTGTTATTATGTGATGAACCCGGAGACGAAAATGGGAGAAATGGATTTATGCGTACCGACTGAAAAAATTCCTGTCGGGAATGGAATAGAAGTAAAGGAAATGCCACATATCAAGGCCATTTGCGCTACACATACCGGTTCTTATGAAACCTTATATCAAGCTTATAGAGCAATCGACCAATATGCTGCGGAACATAAATTGCAATTGCAGCCACCGTTTAGGGAGGTCTACATCAAAGGGCCTGGGATGCTTTTGAAAGGGAATCCGGATAAATATATTACAGAAATTTTGTTCTCAATCAAGGAGGAATAA
- a CDS encoding lantibiotic protection ABC transporter ATP-binding protein, with product MERTLSKPECKMEDVMTCEYIIKTNHVSKKFKKAYAIKDLSMSVRKNSVYGLLGPNGAGKSTLLKMITGIIRPTSGEIFFNNHPWTRKDLLTIGSLIESPPLYENLTAFENLNVRATLMGISTKRCHDVLRQMDLMDTKNKKTADFSLGMKQRLGIALALLNNPRLLVLDEPTNGLDPFGIEELRRMLKTFAESGISVVISSHILSEVQQVADDIGILSNGSLLYQDKIDATENLEQLFMDIIKKERAS from the coding sequence ATGGAACGGACATTATCCAAACCGGAATGTAAAATGGAGGACGTTATGACGTGCGAGTACATCATAAAAACCAATCATGTATCTAAAAAATTCAAAAAGGCATATGCAATAAAAGATTTATCAATGTCGGTGAGAAAAAATTCTGTCTATGGTTTATTGGGGCCTAATGGCGCTGGCAAATCAACCTTATTAAAGATGATTACCGGTATTATCCGACCGACTTCAGGTGAAATATTTTTCAACAATCACCCTTGGACTCGAAAAGATTTATTGACTATTGGTTCGTTGATCGAATCCCCGCCACTGTATGAAAATTTAACGGCATTTGAAAATTTAAACGTGCGAGCAACACTAATGGGGATTTCAACCAAAAGATGTCATGACGTTTTACGACAGATGGACTTAATGGATACTAAAAATAAAAAGACCGCCGATTTTTCCTTGGGAATGAAACAGCGATTGGGTATCGCATTGGCGCTGCTGAACAACCCCCGACTATTAGTCCTGGATGAACCGACAAACGGGTTAGACCCTTTTGGTATTGAAGAATTAAGAAGAATGCTTAAAACATTTGCGGAGTCAGGGATTTCTGTCGTCATATCAAGTCATATTTTAAGCGAAGTACAACAAGTTGCCGATGACATCGGAATCCTATCCAATGGATCGCTCCTGTATCAAGATAAAATTGATGCAACTGAGAACCTGGAACAATTGTTTATGGATATCATCAAAAAGGAGCGTGCATCCTGA